One segment of Tamlana crocina DNA contains the following:
- a CDS encoding DUF1080 domain-containing protein: MHIKPIITIVIFSIMVLNCKENPSKNNETTDKQWISLFNGKNLDGWIPKFYKEETGTNYLNTFRISNGSIQVNYDNYERFDERYGHLFYKTKFSSYHLKFKYQFTSQWMEDAPHFTYRNSGIMFHAQDPKTILKNQNWPISVEYQILAESKENEHRPTGNMCSPGTDIVINNAISDSHCVRSSSKTYKWNEWVNGELIVYKDSLIQHFVNGEKVLEYSKPQIGGNILIRDFDPSIKINGKLLKEGYIGLQAEGQGINFKDIEIKILD; encoded by the coding sequence ATGCACATAAAACCTATTATCACCATTGTTATATTCTCAATTATGGTGCTTAACTGTAAAGAGAATCCATCAAAAAACAACGAAACAACAGATAAACAATGGATAAGTTTATTTAATGGAAAAAATTTAGACGGTTGGATTCCTAAATTTTATAAAGAAGAAACCGGAACAAATTATTTAAACACATTTAGAATTTCAAATGGCTCTATTCAGGTAAATTATGATAATTATGAACGTTTTGATGAGCGCTACGGACATTTATTTTATAAGACTAAATTTTCCTCATATCATTTAAAATTTAAATATCAGTTTACTAGCCAATGGATGGAAGATGCTCCTCATTTCACTTACAGAAATAGTGGTATTATGTTTCATGCACAAGACCCAAAAACCATTTTAAAAAATCAAAACTGGCCTATTTCGGTAGAGTATCAAATATTAGCTGAATCTAAAGAAAACGAACATAGACCCACTGGAAACATGTGTTCGCCTGGAACAGATATTGTTATAAATAACGCAATAAGTGATTCTCATTGTGTAAGATCTTCCTCAAAAACCTATAAATGGAATGAATGGGTTAATGGCGAACTTATTGTGTATAAAGATTCTTTAATACAACATTTTGTAAATGGTGAAAAGGTTTTAGAATATAGCAAACCTCAAATTGGCGGCAACATATTAATACGCGATTTCGATCCAAGTATTAAAATTAATGGAAAACTTCTCAAAGAAGGATATATTGGATTACAAGCTGAAGGGCAAGGTATTAACTTTAAAGATATTGAAATTAAGATTTTAGATTAA
- a CDS encoding NAD(P)/FAD-dependent oxidoreductase produces the protein MTPPERIIIIGAGFAGLRLAQELINHPNYEVYLLDKQNYHQFQPLMYQVASARLEPASISFPLRKVFQKAKNVRIRITKVSKINLEEKFISTPIGDFTYDHLVISIGCTTNYFGNKNLKKFAYPMKTIPEAIQLRNRILQTFEDALNTTDPEKLQTLLNFVIVGGGPTGVELAGALAEMKRNILPKDYPDKDFSKLTIYLLEGTPNTLSPMSDGSQKMSQKYLEELGVVVKTSTLVSDYDGFTVTLNSGETINSKNVIWAAGVTGNIIEGFPESCITRGNRLIVNRHSHVNGLNQVYALGDIAFMETPNYPTGHPQVAGVALQQASVLAKNFKNLKKGKTLKNFEYIDKGSMATIGKRKAVVDLPKLSFQGRLAWFTWMFIHLMLILSIKNKLLIFMNWMISYFNNDSTLRIIMKPAAVKVKPKKE, from the coding sequence ATGACACCTCCAGAAAGAATTATAATCATTGGTGCTGGTTTTGCCGGTTTAAGACTTGCACAGGAATTGATAAACCACCCCAACTACGAAGTCTATCTTTTAGATAAACAAAACTACCATCAATTTCAACCGTTAATGTACCAAGTGGCTTCGGCAAGATTGGAACCCGCCAGTATTTCTTTTCCGCTTCGTAAAGTTTTTCAAAAGGCAAAAAACGTCCGGATTCGGATTACAAAAGTTTCCAAAATAAATTTGGAAGAAAAATTTATCAGTACACCTATCGGCGATTTTACTTATGACCATTTAGTGATTTCCATAGGTTGCACCACCAATTACTTCGGAAATAAAAATCTAAAAAAATTTGCCTACCCAATGAAAACCATTCCTGAAGCCATTCAATTGCGCAACAGGATTTTACAAACCTTTGAAGACGCCTTAAACACCACCGACCCCGAAAAACTTCAAACCTTATTGAATTTCGTTATTGTTGGTGGCGGTCCAACCGGTGTTGAACTAGCCGGAGCCTTGGCCGAAATGAAACGCAATATTTTACCAAAGGATTACCCCGATAAGGATTTTTCAAAACTAACCATATATCTTCTGGAAGGTACGCCAAACACCCTAAGCCCCATGAGTGATGGCTCTCAAAAAATGTCACAAAAATATTTAGAAGAGTTGGGCGTAGTGGTAAAAACCAGCACTTTAGTGAGCGATTATGATGGCTTCACGGTAACCCTAAATTCTGGCGAGACCATAAATTCAAAAAACGTGATTTGGGCTGCTGGTGTTACCGGAAACATCATTGAAGGTTTTCCGGAAAGTTGCATTACCAGAGGCAACAGACTCATTGTAAACCGGCACAGTCACGTGAATGGGCTGAACCAAGTTTATGCTCTTGGCGACATTGCTTTTATGGAAACGCCCAACTACCCTACCGGACATCCGCAGGTGGCAGGTGTGGCCCTTCAACAAGCTTCGGTTTTAGCAAAAAATTTCAAAAACCTAAAAAAGGGCAAAACTCTAAAAAACTTTGAATATATTGATAAAGGCTCTATGGCTACCATTGGAAAACGAAAGGCCGTAGTCGATTTACCTAAATTAAGTTTTCAAGGCCGATTGGCCTGGTTTACCTGGATGTTTATTCATCTTATGCTTATTTTAAGCATTAAAAATAAACTGCTTATTTTCATGAATTGGATGATCAGTTATTTTAATAACGACAGTACTTTAAGGATTATAATGAAACCCGCAGCTGTAAAGGTTAAACCTAAAAAAGAGTAA
- a CDS encoding VF530 family protein, whose protein sequence is MESQPNNPLHGVKLEQIINELVAHYGWEYMGYTINIKCFTNNPSVKSSLKFLRRTPWARTKVEAMYLNMLENNRR, encoded by the coding sequence ATGGAATCGCAACCCAATAATCCGTTGCACGGTGTAAAACTGGAACAAATCATCAACGAATTGGTGGCGCATTACGGTTGGGAATATATGGGTTACACCATAAACATTAAATGTTTTACAAATAACCCTTCGGTGAAATCGAGCTTAAAGTTTTTACGCCGAACGCCATGGGCGCGCACTAAAGTGGAAGCCATGTATTTAAATATGCTTGAAAATAATAGGCGTTAA
- a CDS encoding tRNA (cytidine(34)-2'-O)-methyltransferase, with protein sequence MPLNIVLIEPEIPNNTGNIGRLALASGSNLHLVKPFGFEINDTRLKRAGLDYWPHVNITYYDSIADFFEINSNKKMAFLSSHGTKDHWNIPFEDDLFLIFGKESVGLPKSITEKNADKLFKIPLYSPHIRSLNLANAVGIVVYEGLKNISYSH encoded by the coding sequence ATGCCCTTAAACATTGTTTTAATTGAACCCGAAATACCCAACAACACCGGAAACATTGGTCGGTTAGCATTGGCTTCCGGTTCAAACTTGCACCTTGTAAAACCTTTTGGTTTTGAAATAAACGACACCCGCTTGAAACGTGCCGGATTAGATTATTGGCCGCATGTAAACATTACGTATTACGATAGTATCGCCGATTTTTTTGAAATCAATTCCAATAAAAAGATGGCGTTTCTCTCCAGCCATGGCACAAAAGACCATTGGAACATCCCTTTTGAAGACGATCTATTTTTAATCTTCGGAAAGGAATCTGTTGGGCTTCCAAAATCCATCACAGAAAAAAACGCCGATAAATTATTTAAAATCCCACTTTACAGTCCGCATATTAGAAGCCTGAATTTGGCCAATGCCGTGGGTATTGTGGTTTATGAAGGGTTGAAAAATATTTCTTATTCCCATTAA
- a CDS encoding EF-hand domain-containing protein, translated as MKKATLKLGVLALVFMSGLATSEAQEKEKKAPNFEKMLTRFDADKSDSISLDEFKSAKRKREVPAERLEKMFASLDGDSNGEVTLEELKVNWGKGREKGKDKKKE; from the coding sequence ATGAAAAAAGCAACTTTAAAATTAGGCGTTTTGGCTTTGGTATTTATGTCTGGTTTAGCTACTTCTGAAGCACAGGAAAAGGAAAAAAAAGCTCCAAACTTTGAAAAAATGTTAACCCGTTTTGATGCCGACAAAAGCGACTCCATTTCTTTAGACGAGTTTAAGTCTGCCAAAAGAAAACGCGAAGTACCTGCAGAACGCTTGGAAAAAATGTTCGCATCGCTTGATGGCGACTCTAACGGCGAAGTGACTCTAGAAGAACTTAAAGTCAACTGGGGTAAAGGTCGAGAAAAAGGTAAAGACAAGAAAAAAGAGTAG
- the trpA gene encoding tryptophan synthase subunit alpha, whose amino-acid sequence MNRIQSKLEENKKLLSIYFTAGYPNLNDTVSIIQDLEKNGVDMIEIGLPFSDPLADGPTIQESSTAALKNGMTTETLFNQLKDIRKTVEIPLIIMGYFNPMLQYGVEAFCKKCQELGIDGLIIPDLPVDVYHEEYQAIFEKYGLINVFLITPQTSEERIRYIDSISNGFIYMVSSASTTGAKSGFGDEQTQYFERIAKMDLKNPQVIGFGISNNETFTAATKYAKGAIIGSAFVKHLTTNGNKQIDQFVKSILG is encoded by the coding sequence ATGAATCGAATTCAAAGCAAATTAGAAGAAAACAAAAAGTTACTTTCTATATATTTCACAGCAGGTTACCCTAATTTAAACGATACCGTTTCTATCATTCAGGATTTAGAAAAAAATGGGGTGGACATGATTGAAATCGGCTTACCATTTAGCGACCCACTAGCCGATGGCCCAACAATCCAAGAGAGTTCTACGGCTGCCTTAAAAAATGGCATGACCACCGAAACACTTTTCAATCAGTTAAAAGACATCCGAAAAACGGTTGAAATTCCGTTAATCATCATGGGGTATTTCAACCCGATGCTGCAATATGGCGTGGAGGCATTTTGCAAGAAATGCCAGGAATTGGGCATTGACGGATTGATTATTCCCGATTTACCTGTTGATGTGTACCACGAAGAGTACCAAGCTATTTTTGAAAAATACGGCTTGATCAATGTGTTTTTGATAACGCCACAAACTTCCGAAGAACGCATCCGTTACATCGATTCGATTTCCAACGGATTCATTTATATGGTGAGCAGCGCCAGTACTACGGGAGCAAAATCTGGATTTGGCGACGAACAAACCCAATATTTTGAGCGCATTGCAAAAATGGATTTAAAAAATCCGCAAGTTATTGGGTTTGGCATTAGTAATAACGAGACGTTTACCGCCGCAACCAAGTACGCCAAAGGCGCCATTATTGGCAGTGCTTTTGTTAAGCATTTAACCACTAACGGAAACAAGCAAATAGACCAATTTGTAAAATCGATATTGGGCTAA